One Coffea arabica cultivar ET-39 chromosome 5c, Coffea Arabica ET-39 HiFi, whole genome shotgun sequence DNA window includes the following coding sequences:
- the LOC113689461 gene encoding aspartic proteinase CDR1-like, producing the protein MLNKSFHRSFARAEYFKKRVSQSRSKHSSNSSSAPIQSHITSAGGEYLIKATIGSPPVDFLAIADTGSDLTWIQCKPCKRCYKQDAPLFDPNKTTTYRHLSCNSQLCSDPGTTFCDFRNKCGYRVSYGDGSFSNGDLSTETFTFESCSTRNVSIPNVAFGCGHASGGIFQETSSGIVGLGGGALSIIKQLNGSIGGKFSYCLVPRDSNFSSKINFGSNAVVSGPGVVSTPLIKQYTDTFYYLNLTGFSVGNTRIPYKGLSKPDNSSPNDFLGGNIIIDSGTTLTFVLQDFYQRLEAKVIKITRGTRVSDPGGQFSLCYKVEKRLKIPKIVAHFANADIKLPPDGTFLEVSKGIVCLAIVPTDGIAIFGNVLQINHLIGYDLVNKKLSFLPTNCTKYK; encoded by the coding sequence ATGCTTAACAAATCTTTTCACCGTTCCTTCGCTCGAGCCGAGTATTTCAAGAAAAGAGTCTCCCAATCTCGTTCCAAGCATTCGTCAAATTCTTCTTCTGCTCCAATCCAATCCCACATCACATCCGCCGGTGGGGAGTATCTGATTAAAGCAACCATCGGAAGCCCACCGGTTGATTTCCTAGCCATTGCTGACACAGGCAGCGATCTTACATGGATACAATGCAAGCCCTGCAAACGATGCTACAAGCAAGACGCCCCTCTTTTCGATCCTAATAAAACAACAACTTATCGACATTTGTCCTGCAACTCCCAGTTGTGCTCTGATCCTGGAACTACATTTTGTGATTTTAGAAATAAATGTGGGTATAGAGTTTCTTATGGAGACGGTTCTTTTAGTAATGGGGATCTTTCCACAGAAACTTTTACGTTTGAATCCTGCTCTACCAGAAATGTATCAATCCCAAATGTTGCTTTTGGTTGCGGGCACGCAAGTGGTGGCATCTTCCAGGAAACTTCGTCTGGGATAGTCGGTCTAGGTGGTGGAGCATTGTCGATTATCAAGCAATTGAATGGATCAATCGGTGGTAAATTTTCATACTGTTTGGTTCCCAGAGATTCAAACTTTTCAAGTAAGATCAATTTCGGTAGCAATGCTGTTGTATCAGGCCCTGGAGTTGTTTCGACTCCATTGATCAAGCAGTATACAGATACATTCTATTATCTCAATTTAACAGGCTTCAGCGTTGGAAATACAAGGATTCCATATAAGGGTCTGTCCAAGCCAGATAATTCTTCCCCTAATGATTTTCTGGGGGGTAACATTATTATTGATTCTGGAACAACGCTAACATTTGTCCTTCAGGACTTTTACCAAAGATTGGAAGCTAAAGTTATCAAAATAACAAGGGGTACACGGGTTTCTGATCCAGGAGGTCAGTTTAGCCTTTGCTATAAGGTTGAAAAACGTCTCAAGATTCCCAAAATTGTTGCTCACTTTGCTAATGCTGATATAAAATTACCTCCAGATGGAACATTTCTTGAAGTGTCTAAGGGGATAGTTTGTTTGGCTATAGTTCCAACTGATGGTATTGCAATTTTTGGGAACGTGTTGCAGATAAATCATCTTATTGGATATGATCTTGTGAACAAGAAGCTCTCCTTCTTGCCAACTAATTGCACCAAATATAAGTAG